A part of Cuculus canorus isolate bCucCan1 chromosome 23, bCucCan1.pri, whole genome shotgun sequence genomic DNA contains:
- the PHLDB1 gene encoding pleckstrin homology-like domain family B member 1 isoform X1, which translates to MGSEQAAKLDGGCDAAGAGWKELHPEGRAGGTAGDSCPVRSQQQPVPESAWRLRAGTMEAPGRAPASPARRVQTIIQNSPLDLIDTGKGLKVQTEKPHLVSLGSGRLSTAITLLPLEEGRTTIGTAATDIILQGPGLAPQHCYIENERGTLTLHPCGNACAIDGVALQRPTRLTQGCTISLGQATFLRFNHPAEAKWMKSMIPAGGRSPAASFGLPAKPEALVNGSHQPAEHGRPSHSSLVSSIEKDLQDIMDSLVLEEPASSGSKKPPTRGRSPLSPMVNGGGRCLLSPPASPGTASGGSSYENASPAFSPLSSPASSGGCTSPSPSSSQEQGPAMPPLVPLRSSSYNHTVQPPQRPPGGGPGEPWPPEKLGDPRASSPRLTPRAAPRARGALQDRPPSPFREVRDPSAASRQPLGRTAPEPRLQPPESPRAARRNVESMRELPPLSPNLSRRAPSPRAAPDTPSLQPRLGREVPGSPRARRKGLEEPRGAGSPSPPLPAETPPRRPSFGSCLSPAYGLGSPAVPSPRQSPRVPRKLLGDPRLPTGPRERKNSITEISDNEDELLEYHRRQRQERVREQEMERLERQRLETILNLCAEYTKTDSAEPGDMHWLLAGDADAGRRLPRGAVALGRAVEELRQRESLERSDEENLKEECSSTESTHHEHEELAGPRAKEAQRLEEERAGILGHLDQLKSRVKELEQQLQETTREAEMERALLQGERESEAARLRQEQELAQQLQEKLSSLDSSIWKERDKERAKVDAERKELEHLRALYHESKSHLAQCPESMREQLREQMRREAEVLETEAKLFEDLEFQQLERESRLEEEREARGQQLLQSRAECHRSIARRKERVAALDAQAAQIRLQSTQEAERLARERNSVLQLLQKEKEKLVSLERRYQLVTGGRTFPKMSSALREETLHISEPFELLEGAQPLSPLPAAAASLASPATRSYPKAQEYMTVEQLSGILGGLRATAASPLGCTPPAPSSSGCAAPPPLLASHSSLSISAEMEPQTPVGPAWLPALDLEKWYQEVMAGFETSSSSVSPPSSPPPLPAKAHSSHKPLQVYRAKTEGDTGALPSRMKSGTPSSSQLNLSVLGRSPSPKLTACPPAQGPPSPAGSLPRNLAATLHDIETKRQLALQQKAEPLPAEPLQQGNLPGQQVIEEQKRRLAELKQKAAAEAQSQWEALHGQPPFPTAFPQLVHHSILHHHRPHGSGSRAEELDHAYDTLSLESSDSLETSISTGNNSACSPDNISSASGMEAGKIEEMEKMLKEAHAEKSRLMESREREMELRRQALEDERRRREQLERRLQDETARRQKLVEKEVKLREKHFSQARPLTRYLPIRKEDFNLRLHIESSGHNVDTCYHVILTEKMCKGYLVKMGGKIKSWKKRWFVFDRMKRTLSYYVDKHETKLKGVIYFQAIEEVYYDHLRSAAKSPNPALTFCVKTHDRLYYMVAPSAEAMRIWMDAIVTGAEGYTQFMS; encoded by the exons ATGGGGAGCGAGCAGGCAGCCAAGTTGGACGGAGGCTGCGATGCTGCGGG AGCCGGCTGGAAGGAGCTGCACCCCGAGGGACGGGCTGGGGGCACAGCGGGCGACTCCTGCCCGGTGAGGAGCCAG cagcagcctgtgcctgAGAGTGCCTGGCGTCTCCGAGCGGGCACCATGGAGGCTCCCGGCAGGgctcctgccagcccagcccGCAGAGTCCAGACCATCATCCAG AACAGCCCCCTGGACCTGATCGACACGGGCAAGGGGCTGAAGGTGCAGACGGAGAAGCCGCACTTGGTGAGCCTGGGCAGCGGCCGGCTCAGCACCGCCATCACTCTCCTGCCCCTGGAGGAAG GGAGGACCACCATCGGCACAGCTGCGACAGACATCATCCTGCAGGGCCCTGGCCTGGCGCCCCAGCACTGCTACATCGAGAACGAGAGGGGGACGCTCACCCTGCACCCCTGCGGCAACGCCTGCGCCATCGACGGCGTGGCGCTCCAGAGGCCCACGCGCCTCACCCAGG GGTGCACCATCTCTTTGGGCCAGGCCACTTTCCTCCGCTTCAACCATCCTGCCGAGGCCAAGTGGATGAAGAGCATGATCCCGGCGGGAGGCAGGAGCCCGGCGGCTTCCTTTGGGCTACCAGCAA AGCCCGAGGCCCTGGTGAACGGCAGCCACCAGCCGGCTGAGCACGGGCGCCCCAGCCACAGCTCCCTGGTCAGCTCCATCGAGAAGGACCTGCAGGACATCATGGACTCGCTGGTGCTGGAGGAGCCGGCGTCCTCTGGCAGCAAGAAGCCACCCACCCGCGGCCGATCCCCCTTGTCCCCCATGGTGAACGGGGGTGGCCGTTGCCTCCTGTCCCCCCCGgccagccctggcacagcctcGGGGGGCTCCAGCTACGAGAATgcctccccagccttctcccCACTGTCGTCGCCGGCCAGCAGCGGCGGCTGCACCAGCCCCTcgcccagcagcagccaggagcagggcCCGGCCATGCCCCCCCTCGTCCCGCTCCGCTCCTCCAGCTACAACCACACCGTGCAGCCCCCTCAGCGCCCGCCCGGCGGGGGTCCCGGTGAGCCTTGGCCACCCGAGAAGCTGGGGGACCCCCGTGCGAGCAGCCCCCGGCTGACCCCCAGGGCGGCTCCGCGGGCGCGGGGAGCCCTGCAGGATCGGCCCCCCAGCCCCTTTCGGGAGGTGCGGGACCCCTCGGCCGCCAGCCGGCAGCCCCTTGGCAGGACGGCCCCCGAGCCCCGGCTGCAGCCCCCCGAGAGCCCGCGGGCAGCTCGCAGGAACGTGGAGAGCATGCGGGAGCTGCCCCCCCTGAGCCCCAACTTGTCGCGACGGGCCCCCAGCCCCCGGGCAGCCCCCGACACCCCCTCTTTGCAGCCCCGGCTGGGCAGGGAGGTGCCCGGCAGCCCCCGTGCCAGGCGCAAGGGGCTGGAGGAACCGAGGGGTGCCGGGAGCCCTTCGCCCCCGCTGCCAGCGGAGACCCCTCCGCGCCGCCCCAGCTTTGGCTCCTGCCTGAGCCCCGCGTACGGGCTGGGCTCCCCGGCCGTGCCCTCGCCCCGGCAGAGCCCCCGCGTCCCCAGGAAGCTGTTGGGGGACCCCCGGCTGCCAACGGGGCCTCGAGAGCGCAAGAACAGCATCACCGAGATCAGTGACAATGAGGATGAGCTGCTGGAATACCACCGGCGGCAGCGGCAGGAGCGGGTGCgggagcaggagatggagcGCCTG GAGCGGCAGCGCCTGGAGACCATCCTGAACCTCTGCGCCGAATACACCAAGACCGACAGCGCCGAGCCGGGTGACATGCACTGGCTCCTGGCTGGCGACGCGGATGCTGGCCGGCGGCTGCCCAGGGGTGCCGTGGCGCTGGGTAGAGCCGTTGAGGAGCTGCGGCAAAGGGAGAGTCTGGAGAGGTCGGACGAGGAGAACCTGAAGGAGGAGTGCAGCAGCACTGAGAGCACCCACCACGAG CACGAGGAGCTGGCTGGCCCCCGAGCCAAGGAGGCACAGCGGCTGGAGGAGGAGCGCGCTGGCATCCTCGGCCACCTGGACCAGCTGAAGAGCCGTGtcaaggagctggagcagcagctgcaggagacgACACGAGAG GCAGAGATGGAGCGGGCGCTGCTGCAAGGCGAGCGGGAATCGGAGGCGGCGCGGCTGCGGCAAGAGCAGGAGttggcacagcagctgcaggagaagctcTCCAGCCTGGACAGCAGCATCTGGAAGGAGCGGGACAAG GAAAGGGCAAAGGTTGATGCTGAAAGGAAGGAGCTAGAGCACCTCCGGGCGCTTTACCATGAGTCGAAGAGCCACCTTGCTCAGTGCCCCGAGTCAATGCGGGAGCAGTTGCGGGAGCAGATGCGAAGG GAGGCGGAGGTGCTGGAGACGGAGGCCAAGCTGTTTGAGGACCTGGAGTTCCAGCAGCTGGAGCGGGAGAGCCGCCTCGAGGAGGAGCGGGAGGCACGgggacagcagctcctgcagagccGGGCTGAGTGCCACCGCAGCATCGCCCGAAGGAAG GAGCGAGTGGCCGCACTGGatgctcaggctgcccagatcCGGCTGCAGAGCACTCAGGAGGCCGAGCGCCTGGCCAGGGAGAGGAACAGcgtcctgcagctcctgcagaag gagaaggagaaactcGTGTCTCTGGAGAGGCGATACCAGCTCGTCACCGGTGGCAGGACCTTCCCCAAAATGTCCTCAGCTCTCAGGGAG GAGACCCTCCACATCTCAGAGCCTTTTGAGCTGTTGGAGGGAGCTCAGCCCCTGAGCCCCCTGCCAGCAGCCGCTGCCTCCTTAGCTTCTCCTGCTACCCGCTCCTACCCCAAGGCACAAGAG TACATGACTGTTGAGCAGCTCTCGGGCATCCTGGGCGGCCTCCGTGCCACTGCCGCTTCGCCACTGGGCTGCACCCCTCCAGCACCTTCATCCTCAGGCTgcgctgctcctcctcctcttcttgcatctcactcttctctctccatctctgcagAG ATGGAGCCGCAGACACCGGTGGGCCCCGCGTGGCTCCCGGCTCTTGATTTAGAGAAGTGGTACCAGGAGGTCATGGCTGGCTTTGAGACCTCCTCTTCTTCtgtctctcctccttcttcccctcctccactTCCAGCTAAAGCTCACTCCTCTCACAAACCTCTTCAG GTCTATCGTGCCAAAACAGAGGGCGACACCGGTGCCCTCCCCTCTCGGATGAAGAGCGGGACCCCCTCATCCTCACAGCTCAACCTCTCCGTACTGGGGCGCAGCCCCTCACCCAAG ctgaCCGCCTGCCCTCCTGCCCAGGGCCCCCCGAGCCCCGCGGGCAGCCTGCCCCGCAACCTGGCCGCCACGCTGCACGACATCGAGACCAAGCGCCAGCTGGCCCTGCAGCAGAAGG CCGAGCCGCTCCCGGCAGAGCCCTTGCAGCAGGGCAATCTACCAG GTCAGCAGGTGATCGAGGAGCAGAAGCGGCGACTGGCGGAGTTGAAGCAGAAAGCGGCCGCCGAGGCTCAATCCCAGTGGGAAGCCCTGCACGGGCAGCCTCCCTTCCCCACTGCCTTCCCCCAGCTCGTGCATCATTCCATCCTCCACCATCACCGTCCCCACGGCAGCGGGTCCCGCGCTGAGGAGCTGGACCACGCGTACGACACCCTGAGCCTGGAGAGCTCGGACAGCCTGGAGACCAGCATCTCCACCGGCAACAACTCTGCCTGCTCGCCTGACAACATCTCCAG TGCCAGCGGGATGGAAGCGGGGAAGattgaggagatggagaagatgctgAAGGAGGCACACGCGGAGAAGTCACGGCTGATGGAGTCTCGG GAGCGCGAGATGGAGCTGCGGCGGCAGGCACTGGAGGACGAGCGCCGGCGCCGGGAGCAGCTGGAACGGCGGCTGCAGGACGAGACCGCGCGGCGACAGAagctggtggagaaggaggtcAAGCTGCGGGAGAAGCACTTCTCGCAG GCTCGTCCCTTGACGCGGTACCTCCCCATCCGCAAGGAGGATTTCAACCTGCGGCTGCACATCGAGTCCTCAGGCCACAACGTGGACACCTGCTACCACGTCATCCTGACGGAGAAGATGTGCAAGGGCTACCTGGTCAAGATGGGCGGCAAGATCAAGTCTTGGAAGAAGCGCTGGTTCGTCTTTGACCGCATGAAACGCACTCTCTCCTACTACGTGG ATAAACACGAGACAAAGCTGAAGGGCGTCATCTATTTCCAAGCCATCGAAGAGGTTTATTACGACCACCTCCGCAGCGCGGCGAAG agcCCCAACCCCGCCCTCACCTTCTGCGTCAAGACCCACGACCGCCTCTACTACATGGTGGCCCCCTCGGCGGAGGCCATGCGCATCTGGATGGACGCCATCGTCACCGGTGCCGAGGGCTACACCCAGTTCATGAGCTGA
- the PHLDB1 gene encoding pleckstrin homology-like domain family B member 1 isoform X5 → MGSEQAAKLDGGCDAAGAGWKELHPEGRAGGTAGDSCPVRSQQQPVPESAWRLRAGTMEAPGRAPASPARRVQTIIQNSPLDLIDTGKGLKVQTEKPHLVSLGSGRLSTAITLLPLEEGRTTIGTAATDIILQGPGLAPQHCYIENERGTLTLHPCGNACAIDGVALQRPTRLTQGCTISLGQATFLRFNHPAEAKWMKSMIPAGGRSPAASFGLPAKPEALVNGSHQPAEHGRPSHSSLVSSIEKDLQDIMDSLVLEEPASSGSKKPPTRGRSPLSPMVNGGGRCLLSPPASPGTASGGSSYENASPAFSPLSSPASSGGCTSPSPSSSQEQGPAMPPLVPLRSSSYNHTVQPPQRPPGGGPGEPWPPEKLGDPRASSPRLTPRAAPRARGALQDRPPSPFREVRDPSAASRQPLGRTAPEPRLQPPESPRAARRNVESMRELPPLSPNLSRRAPSPRAAPDTPSLQPRLGREVPGSPRARRKGLEEPRGAGSPSPPLPAETPPRRPSFGSCLSPAYGLGSPAVPSPRQSPRVPRKLLGDPRLPTGPRERKNSITEISDNEDELLEYHRRQRQERVREQEMERLERQRLETILNLCAEYTKTDSAEPGDMHWLLAGDADAGRRLPRGAVALGRAVEELRQRESLERSDEENLKEECSSTESTHHEHEELAGPRAKEAQRLEEERAGILGHLDQLKSRVKELEQQLQETTREAEMERALLQGERESEAARLRQEQELAQQLQEKLSSLDSSIWKERDKERAKVDAERKELEHLRALYHESKSHLAQCPESMREQLREQMRREAEVLETEAKLFEDLEFQQLERESRLEEEREARGQQLLQSRAECHRSIARRKERVAALDAQAAQIRLQSTQEAERLARERNSVLQLLQKEKEKLVSLERRYQLVTGGRTFPKMSSALREEYMRLSDVFRFCSNAHGPSLDTKASAAAPAATQRSFLLAVPPAADEMEPQTPVGPAWLPALDLEKWYQEVMAGFETSSSSVSPPSSPPPLPAKAHSSHKPLQVYRAKTEGDTGALPSRMKSGTPSSSQLNLSVLGRSPSPKLTACPPAQGPPSPAGSLPRNLAATLHDIETKRQLALQQKAEPLPAEPLQQGNLPGQQVIEEQKRRLAELKQKAAAEAQSQWEALHGQPPFPTAFPQLVHHSILHHHRPHGSGSRAEELDHAYDTLSLESSDSLETSISTGNNSACSPDNISSASGMEAGKIEEMEKMLKEAHAEKSRLMESREREMELRRQALEDERRRREQLERRLQDETARRQKLVEKEVKLREKHFSQARPLTRYLPIRKEDFNLRLHIESSGHNVDTCYHVILTEKMCKGYLVKMGGKIKSWKKRWFVFDRMKRTLSYYVDKHETKLKGVIYFQAIEEVYYDHLRSAAKSPNPALTFCVKTHDRLYYMVAPSAEAMRIWMDAIVTGAEGYTQFMS, encoded by the exons ATGGGGAGCGAGCAGGCAGCCAAGTTGGACGGAGGCTGCGATGCTGCGGG AGCCGGCTGGAAGGAGCTGCACCCCGAGGGACGGGCTGGGGGCACAGCGGGCGACTCCTGCCCGGTGAGGAGCCAG cagcagcctgtgcctgAGAGTGCCTGGCGTCTCCGAGCGGGCACCATGGAGGCTCCCGGCAGGgctcctgccagcccagcccGCAGAGTCCAGACCATCATCCAG AACAGCCCCCTGGACCTGATCGACACGGGCAAGGGGCTGAAGGTGCAGACGGAGAAGCCGCACTTGGTGAGCCTGGGCAGCGGCCGGCTCAGCACCGCCATCACTCTCCTGCCCCTGGAGGAAG GGAGGACCACCATCGGCACAGCTGCGACAGACATCATCCTGCAGGGCCCTGGCCTGGCGCCCCAGCACTGCTACATCGAGAACGAGAGGGGGACGCTCACCCTGCACCCCTGCGGCAACGCCTGCGCCATCGACGGCGTGGCGCTCCAGAGGCCCACGCGCCTCACCCAGG GGTGCACCATCTCTTTGGGCCAGGCCACTTTCCTCCGCTTCAACCATCCTGCCGAGGCCAAGTGGATGAAGAGCATGATCCCGGCGGGAGGCAGGAGCCCGGCGGCTTCCTTTGGGCTACCAGCAA AGCCCGAGGCCCTGGTGAACGGCAGCCACCAGCCGGCTGAGCACGGGCGCCCCAGCCACAGCTCCCTGGTCAGCTCCATCGAGAAGGACCTGCAGGACATCATGGACTCGCTGGTGCTGGAGGAGCCGGCGTCCTCTGGCAGCAAGAAGCCACCCACCCGCGGCCGATCCCCCTTGTCCCCCATGGTGAACGGGGGTGGCCGTTGCCTCCTGTCCCCCCCGgccagccctggcacagcctcGGGGGGCTCCAGCTACGAGAATgcctccccagccttctcccCACTGTCGTCGCCGGCCAGCAGCGGCGGCTGCACCAGCCCCTcgcccagcagcagccaggagcagggcCCGGCCATGCCCCCCCTCGTCCCGCTCCGCTCCTCCAGCTACAACCACACCGTGCAGCCCCCTCAGCGCCCGCCCGGCGGGGGTCCCGGTGAGCCTTGGCCACCCGAGAAGCTGGGGGACCCCCGTGCGAGCAGCCCCCGGCTGACCCCCAGGGCGGCTCCGCGGGCGCGGGGAGCCCTGCAGGATCGGCCCCCCAGCCCCTTTCGGGAGGTGCGGGACCCCTCGGCCGCCAGCCGGCAGCCCCTTGGCAGGACGGCCCCCGAGCCCCGGCTGCAGCCCCCCGAGAGCCCGCGGGCAGCTCGCAGGAACGTGGAGAGCATGCGGGAGCTGCCCCCCCTGAGCCCCAACTTGTCGCGACGGGCCCCCAGCCCCCGGGCAGCCCCCGACACCCCCTCTTTGCAGCCCCGGCTGGGCAGGGAGGTGCCCGGCAGCCCCCGTGCCAGGCGCAAGGGGCTGGAGGAACCGAGGGGTGCCGGGAGCCCTTCGCCCCCGCTGCCAGCGGAGACCCCTCCGCGCCGCCCCAGCTTTGGCTCCTGCCTGAGCCCCGCGTACGGGCTGGGCTCCCCGGCCGTGCCCTCGCCCCGGCAGAGCCCCCGCGTCCCCAGGAAGCTGTTGGGGGACCCCCGGCTGCCAACGGGGCCTCGAGAGCGCAAGAACAGCATCACCGAGATCAGTGACAATGAGGATGAGCTGCTGGAATACCACCGGCGGCAGCGGCAGGAGCGGGTGCgggagcaggagatggagcGCCTG GAGCGGCAGCGCCTGGAGACCATCCTGAACCTCTGCGCCGAATACACCAAGACCGACAGCGCCGAGCCGGGTGACATGCACTGGCTCCTGGCTGGCGACGCGGATGCTGGCCGGCGGCTGCCCAGGGGTGCCGTGGCGCTGGGTAGAGCCGTTGAGGAGCTGCGGCAAAGGGAGAGTCTGGAGAGGTCGGACGAGGAGAACCTGAAGGAGGAGTGCAGCAGCACTGAGAGCACCCACCACGAG CACGAGGAGCTGGCTGGCCCCCGAGCCAAGGAGGCACAGCGGCTGGAGGAGGAGCGCGCTGGCATCCTCGGCCACCTGGACCAGCTGAAGAGCCGTGtcaaggagctggagcagcagctgcaggagacgACACGAGAG GCAGAGATGGAGCGGGCGCTGCTGCAAGGCGAGCGGGAATCGGAGGCGGCGCGGCTGCGGCAAGAGCAGGAGttggcacagcagctgcaggagaagctcTCCAGCCTGGACAGCAGCATCTGGAAGGAGCGGGACAAG GAAAGGGCAAAGGTTGATGCTGAAAGGAAGGAGCTAGAGCACCTCCGGGCGCTTTACCATGAGTCGAAGAGCCACCTTGCTCAGTGCCCCGAGTCAATGCGGGAGCAGTTGCGGGAGCAGATGCGAAGG GAGGCGGAGGTGCTGGAGACGGAGGCCAAGCTGTTTGAGGACCTGGAGTTCCAGCAGCTGGAGCGGGAGAGCCGCCTCGAGGAGGAGCGGGAGGCACGgggacagcagctcctgcagagccGGGCTGAGTGCCACCGCAGCATCGCCCGAAGGAAG GAGCGAGTGGCCGCACTGGatgctcaggctgcccagatcCGGCTGCAGAGCACTCAGGAGGCCGAGCGCCTGGCCAGGGAGAGGAACAGcgtcctgcagctcctgcagaag gagaaggagaaactcGTGTCTCTGGAGAGGCGATACCAGCTCGTCACCGGTGGCAGGACCTTCCCCAAAATGTCCTCAGCTCTCAGGGAG GAGTACATGAGGCTGTCTGACGTTTTCAGGTTCTGCAGCAATGCGCACGGCCCCAGCCTGGACACTAAAGCTTCGgctgctgcccctgctgccACTCAGCGCTCTTTCTTGCTTGCTGTACCTCCCGCAGCCGATGAG ATGGAGCCGCAGACACCGGTGGGCCCCGCGTGGCTCCCGGCTCTTGATTTAGAGAAGTGGTACCAGGAGGTCATGGCTGGCTTTGAGACCTCCTCTTCTTCtgtctctcctccttcttcccctcctccactTCCAGCTAAAGCTCACTCCTCTCACAAACCTCTTCAG GTCTATCGTGCCAAAACAGAGGGCGACACCGGTGCCCTCCCCTCTCGGATGAAGAGCGGGACCCCCTCATCCTCACAGCTCAACCTCTCCGTACTGGGGCGCAGCCCCTCACCCAAG ctgaCCGCCTGCCCTCCTGCCCAGGGCCCCCCGAGCCCCGCGGGCAGCCTGCCCCGCAACCTGGCCGCCACGCTGCACGACATCGAGACCAAGCGCCAGCTGGCCCTGCAGCAGAAGG CCGAGCCGCTCCCGGCAGAGCCCTTGCAGCAGGGCAATCTACCAG GTCAGCAGGTGATCGAGGAGCAGAAGCGGCGACTGGCGGAGTTGAAGCAGAAAGCGGCCGCCGAGGCTCAATCCCAGTGGGAAGCCCTGCACGGGCAGCCTCCCTTCCCCACTGCCTTCCCCCAGCTCGTGCATCATTCCATCCTCCACCATCACCGTCCCCACGGCAGCGGGTCCCGCGCTGAGGAGCTGGACCACGCGTACGACACCCTGAGCCTGGAGAGCTCGGACAGCCTGGAGACCAGCATCTCCACCGGCAACAACTCTGCCTGCTCGCCTGACAACATCTCCAG TGCCAGCGGGATGGAAGCGGGGAAGattgaggagatggagaagatgctgAAGGAGGCACACGCGGAGAAGTCACGGCTGATGGAGTCTCGG GAGCGCGAGATGGAGCTGCGGCGGCAGGCACTGGAGGACGAGCGCCGGCGCCGGGAGCAGCTGGAACGGCGGCTGCAGGACGAGACCGCGCGGCGACAGAagctggtggagaaggaggtcAAGCTGCGGGAGAAGCACTTCTCGCAG GCTCGTCCCTTGACGCGGTACCTCCCCATCCGCAAGGAGGATTTCAACCTGCGGCTGCACATCGAGTCCTCAGGCCACAACGTGGACACCTGCTACCACGTCATCCTGACGGAGAAGATGTGCAAGGGCTACCTGGTCAAGATGGGCGGCAAGATCAAGTCTTGGAAGAAGCGCTGGTTCGTCTTTGACCGCATGAAACGCACTCTCTCCTACTACGTGG ATAAACACGAGACAAAGCTGAAGGGCGTCATCTATTTCCAAGCCATCGAAGAGGTTTATTACGACCACCTCCGCAGCGCGGCGAAG agcCCCAACCCCGCCCTCACCTTCTGCGTCAAGACCCACGACCGCCTCTACTACATGGTGGCCCCCTCGGCGGAGGCCATGCGCATCTGGATGGACGCCATCGTCACCGGTGCCGAGGGCTACACCCAGTTCATGAGCTGA